The DNA window AGCCACTCATGCAGGAGGTTCTCGCCCCACAGGCCCCTCTCTTTCTGGCGGATGTTGGCCTGGGGGGAATAGACGATGTCGTTCTCGACCGCTTCGCGCACTTCCCTGGCGGTTTCCTCGCTCTCCAAGAGATCGGGGTCGTTCACGTAGCTCCAGAACTCCTTTTTGGACGCCCCATCCTCCAGGAAGATGAACATCGCCGTGAGAATCGGCGGGAAGCGGTATTTCGCGGACAGCTCCATTATGGATCTTCCCTTGGTCCACTCCTTCAGCATGCGCTTGGAGTTCTGCTTCACCCTGTAGAAGTTCTTCTTGACTTCCCTGCTGGTTTTCTGGGTGAAGAGGGAGTCCAGCATCCTCTCGTCATATTGGTCGGAAAGCCTTCTGACGTCTTCGACGGTCCTCAGATCGTTGTACAGCTCTTTGTACTCGTCGTAGTTCATTCTATCATCACTGCAATTTTTTGCATAGGTCCTCCACGGCGTCGAATATTGGGTCTCTGACCATGGATGTCGGGGGGCAATACGCTGTCTCCGCTCTGACGAGGAAATCCTCGGCAGTCATCCCGCAGATTATCGCGGAAGTTAGCCATTCTATGCGGCCGGTGGCCTCTTCGCCGGCGATTATCTGCGCGCCGACGATCTTGTGGGTGTTCCTGTCGCCGAGCACCTTGACGATGAGCTTTTTGCCGCCGGGATAGTATCTCGCGCGGGTGAGCCCCTCGGATTTCCCTTCCGCCACCTGTATCCCATACCAGGACGCGAGGCTTTTGGACATTCCGGTGCCTGCGATCTGCCACTCGCCGATGACGCTGACCCATGGGCTGGCCACCGGTCCGAACTGGGCCTGCGGGCCTTTGGCAGCATTGATCCCGGCGACGCGGCCCTGCTTGACTGCGGTTGAGCCGAGCTGGCTTGCCGTAACTCCGGGATATATCGCGGACTGGCATTGCACCAGGTCTCCGGCAAGGTATATATCGGGGACGAGGCGGCCTCTCTTGTAGGGCTGGAGCGTCGGGGAAACCACGACGGAGCTGAGCTGGCCGATGTCGAATCCCAGCGCTTTGGGGATGTCCAGATTGGCGCGGATCCCTGTCGCAAATACCATGATGTCGCAGGGGTAGGATGTCCCGGCGGCGGTGACCGCGGACACTCTGCCGTTCCCGTCCACGGACTGGACAGGCGCTTTCATGACGAATTTTATCCCCATGTCCTCGAGGTGCTTCTGGATGTGGCAGGCCATGTCGCCGTCCGCTATGCGGGGGATGACCTGATCCATCATTTCGATGACCGTCACGTCTTTGCCCATGGATTTCAGGGACACGGCCAGCTCAAGGCCGATGACTCCGGCGCCGCCTATGACGACTTTGGAGGCCCCTTCGAGGGCTTTCTGCATGCGTCTGCCGTCTCTCACGGTCCTGACGACGAAAACGTTCTCCAGATCCGCGCCGGGAATCGGAGGCACGAAAACCTTTCCTCCGGTGGCTATGACGAGCGAATCGTATTGGTACGTCTTCCCGCCGGCGGACACGGTTTTGGCGGCGTCGTCGACGGATTCGACTTTCGTCTCTGTGACGACGTTTATCCCGCGTTTTTCCTTATAGAACCCGGGGGTGTGCATCACAATCTCGTCCCATCCGCTCTTACCTTCGATGCCCCACGGTATCGCGCAGGGCGAGTATGCTATGTCAGAATCCTCAGTCAGCACTGTGATATCGGCCGTCGGGTCCATTTCCCTCGCGGTCGATGCCGCGGTCATTCCGGCGGCT is part of the Candidatus Methanomethylophilaceae archaeon genome and encodes:
- a CDS encoding C15orf41 family protein; amino-acid sequence: MNYDEYKELYNDLRTVEDVRRLSDQYDERMLDSLFTQKTSREVKKNFYRVKQNSKRMLKEWTKGRSIMELSAKYRFPPILTAMFIFLEDGASKKEFWSYVNDPDLLESEETAREVREAVENDIVYSPQANIRQKERGLWGENLLHEWLDGQGIGYRTENDLRGIDATKTPDCLLDEPVIYEGHKICWVESKASFGDNTEFRFNSRKQLVPYTQLFGPGLVVYWVGCLDDLECPEGVYVNDMSVMDIVLEKFE
- a CDS encoding FAD-dependent oxidoreductase, which produces MAKKIVVIGSGAAGMTAASTAREMDPTADITVLTEDSDIAYSPCAIPWGIEGKSGWDEIVMHTPGFYKEKRGINVVTETKVESVDDAAKTVSAGGKTYQYDSLVIATGGKVFVPPIPGADLENVFVVRTVRDGRRMQKALEGASKVVIGGAGVIGLELAVSLKSMGKDVTVIEMMDQVIPRIADGDMACHIQKHLEDMGIKFVMKAPVQSVDGNGRVSAVTAAGTSYPCDIMVFATGIRANLDIPKALGFDIGQLSSVVVSPTLQPYKRGRLVPDIYLAGDLVQCQSAIYPGVTASQLGSTAVKQGRVAGINAAKGPQAQFGPVASPWVSVIGEWQIAGTGMSKSLASWYGIQVAEGKSEGLTRARYYPGGKKLIVKVLGDRNTHKIVGAQIIAGEEATGRIEWLTSAIICGMTAEDFLVRAETAYCPPTSMVRDPIFDAVEDLCKKLQ